Proteins from a genomic interval of Streptomyces sp. NBC_00820:
- a CDS encoding chorismate mutase — MRGAPKMTTLTAEQTITDARERIDALDDRIIGLIQERMAVSAVVQQTRIASGGRRVHLSREMEILGRYRDALGKPGTALSMTLLELCRGRI, encoded by the coding sequence ATTCGAGGAGCCCCGAAGATGACCACCCTGACCGCGGAACAGACCATCACCGACGCGCGTGAGCGCATCGACGCGCTCGACGACCGGATCATCGGCCTCATCCAGGAGCGGATGGCCGTCTCCGCCGTCGTCCAGCAGACCCGCATCGCCTCCGGCGGGCGGCGGGTGCACCTCTCCCGCGAGATGGAGATCCTCGGCCGCTACCGGGACGCCCTGGGCAAGCCGGGCACCGCGCTCTCGATGACCCTGCTGGAGCTGTGCCGGGGTCGCATCTGA
- a CDS encoding pyridoxamine 5'-phosphate oxidase family protein: protein MNWAAFTLAEPGLARTVEERFDAFRHHVLATLRKDGSPRTSGLEVRFTGGELWLGMMPDSLKARDLLRDPRFTLQANPGEGTGAGGGDVRIGGRAYEVGDGGPKAGYVKEVEPPQPFHLFRTELTEVVRTYVEDEKYLVVQVWKPGEPVRTLRRT, encoded by the coding sequence ATGAACTGGGCAGCCTTCACCCTCGCCGAACCGGGCCTCGCCAGGACCGTCGAGGAGCGCTTCGACGCCTTCCGGCACCACGTCCTCGCCACCCTCCGCAAGGACGGTTCCCCGCGGACCTCCGGCCTGGAGGTCCGCTTCACCGGGGGCGAGCTGTGGCTCGGCATGATGCCGGACTCCCTCAAGGCCCGGGATCTGCTGCGCGACCCGCGCTTCACGCTCCAGGCGAACCCGGGCGAGGGAACCGGGGCGGGCGGCGGGGACGTGCGGATCGGCGGGCGCGCGTACGAGGTCGGCGACGGCGGTCCCAAGGCCGGGTACGTGAAAGAGGTGGAACCGCCGCAGCCGTTCCACCTCTTCCGCACCGAGCTGACGGAGGTCGTGCGGACCTACGTCGAGGACGAGAAGTATCTGGTCGTCCAGGTCTGGAAGCCCGGAGAGCCGGTGCGGACTCTCAGGCGGACGTGA
- the guaA gene encoding glutamine-hydrolyzing GMP synthase — protein sequence MSSAPQPAAAPDTVLVVDFGAQYAQLIARRVREARVYSEIVPSTMPVAEMLAKNPAAIILSGGPSSVYEEGAPRLDRELFEAGVPVFGMCYGFQLMAQVLGGTVDNTGSREYGRTDLHVSKSGSTLFEGTPDEQHVWMSHGDACSAAPEGFTVTASTDVVPVAAFENDEKRLYGVQYHPEVMHSTHGQQVLEHFLYRGAGLKPDWTTGNVIDEQVTAIREQVGDKRAICGLSGGVDSAVAAALVARAIGDQLTCVYVDHGLMRKGETEQVEKDFVAATGVKLVVVDAEERFLNALAGVSDPEEKRKIIGREFIRVFEQAQAEIIADAGPAVEFLVQGTLYPDVVESGGGTGTANIKSHHNVGGLPEDLEFQLIEPLRKLFKDEVRMVGQELGLPEEIVQRQPFPGPGLGIRIVGEVTKERLDLLRDADAIAREELTAAGLDREIWQCPVVLLADVRSVGVQGDGRTYGHPIVLRPVSSEDAMTADWSRLPYDVLARISTRITNEVRDVNRVVVDVTSKPPGTIEWE from the coding sequence GTGTCATCAGCGCCTCAGCCTGCCGCCGCCCCCGACACCGTCCTGGTCGTCGACTTCGGCGCGCAGTACGCCCAGCTCATCGCCCGTCGCGTCCGCGAGGCGCGGGTCTACAGCGAGATCGTGCCCAGCACCATGCCGGTCGCGGAGATGCTCGCCAAGAACCCCGCGGCGATCATCCTCTCCGGCGGCCCCTCGTCCGTGTACGAGGAGGGCGCCCCCCGCCTCGACCGCGAGCTGTTCGAGGCCGGCGTCCCCGTGTTCGGCATGTGCTACGGCTTCCAGCTGATGGCGCAGGTCCTCGGCGGCACCGTCGACAACACCGGCTCCCGCGAGTACGGCCGCACCGACCTGCACGTCTCCAAGTCGGGCTCCACCCTCTTCGAGGGCACCCCGGACGAGCAGCACGTGTGGATGTCGCACGGCGACGCCTGCTCCGCCGCCCCCGAGGGCTTCACCGTCACCGCGTCCACGGACGTCGTCCCGGTCGCCGCCTTCGAGAACGACGAGAAGCGTCTCTACGGCGTCCAGTACCACCCCGAGGTCATGCACTCCACGCACGGCCAGCAGGTCCTGGAGCACTTCCTGTACCGCGGCGCCGGCCTCAAGCCCGACTGGACGACCGGCAACGTCATCGACGAGCAGGTCACCGCGATCCGCGAGCAGGTCGGCGACAAGCGCGCCATCTGCGGCCTGTCCGGCGGCGTGGACTCCGCCGTCGCCGCCGCCCTCGTCGCGCGCGCCATCGGCGACCAGCTGACCTGCGTGTACGTCGACCACGGTCTGATGCGCAAGGGCGAGACCGAGCAGGTCGAGAAGGACTTCGTCGCCGCGACCGGCGTCAAGCTGGTCGTCGTCGACGCCGAGGAGCGCTTCCTCAACGCGCTCGCCGGGGTCTCGGACCCCGAGGAGAAGCGGAAGATCATCGGGCGCGAGTTCATCCGCGTCTTCGAGCAGGCCCAGGCCGAGATCATCGCCGACGCGGGCCCGGCCGTGGAGTTCCTGGTCCAGGGCACCCTGTACCCGGACGTGGTCGAGTCCGGCGGCGGCACCGGCACCGCCAACATCAAGTCGCACCACAACGTCGGCGGCCTGCCCGAGGACCTCGAGTTCCAGCTGATCGAGCCGCTGCGCAAGCTGTTCAAGGACGAGGTCCGCATGGTCGGCCAGGAGCTGGGCCTGCCGGAGGAGATCGTCCAGCGCCAGCCCTTCCCCGGCCCCGGCCTCGGCATCCGCATCGTCGGCGAGGTCACCAAGGAGCGCCTGGACCTGCTCCGCGACGCCGACGCCATCGCCCGCGAGGAGCTGACCGCGGCCGGCCTGGACCGCGAGATCTGGCAGTGCCCGGTGGTCCTGCTGGCGGACGTCCGCTCCGTCGGCGTCCAGGGCGACGGCCGCACCTACGGCCACCCGATCGTCCTGCGCCCGGTCTCCTCCGAGGACGCCATGACGGCCGACTGGTCGCGGCTGCCGTACGACGTCCTCGCCCGCATCTCCACCCGGATCACCAACGAGGTTCGCGACGTCAACCGCGTGGTCGTCGACGTGACCTCGAAGCCCCCGGGCACCATCGAGTGGGAGTAG